GCAGAGGGAGGACAAGTTAGAGTTGATACCTTTGGCAATGGAGATGCGGGGAATTTGGCGATCAAAGCCCAGCAAGTAGAAGTAATCGGTACTACAATTAATAGTCAATTTCCTAGTTCGATCGGTGCTTTAGTGCTGGGAGGTACTGGTAAAGGAGGGAACATTACCATCGAAACCGATCGCCTTTTAGCGCGAGATGGAGGACAAATAGGTGCGGCTACCTTTGGTAATGGCGATGGGGGAACCTTGACAATAAATGCCAGAGAAATCGAGCTAATTGGTGTAGCACCGAATGAAAAATTTACCAGTGGTTTAGCCAGTTCAGTTCAACCGACAGCGACAGGAAACGGTGGAAACGTAACGGTTGTTACCTCTAATTTATCAGTACGGGATGGAGCAGCAGTAACAGTTAGCACCCAAGGCAAAGGGAACGGGGGAGAATTAACCATTAACGCCCAGAAGGTAGAAATAACTGGAAAATCGGCCATCGGTGAACGGGCTACTAGCTTGCAAGCTGTGTCTGGTGGTTTAGGAGAAGCAGGCGCTATAAAAATCGATACACAGCAGCTAATGGTGGGCGATGGGGCTAGGGTATCAGTGGAAGCAAGGGGTGCTGCCAAAGCAGGAGATCTGGAAGTGCGGGCAAGTGATATAACTTTAGACGGCGGCGCGATCGGTGCCGAAACCGAATCCGGATCGCAAGGTAACATTAATCTCGCAATTGATAACTCCCTGAATTTACAAAATAATTCCCGTATCTCGGCAGCTACCATTAATGGTCAGGGGGGAACGTTGACGGTGAATGCTCAAAATGCGATCGTCCTAGATAATGCCTCTCAAATTTCTTCTTCCGCCACTGGCGATGGGGGCATTGGTGGCAATATAGAAATGAGCGGCGGTAGGTTACAAGCACGCGATCGATCTACCATTCAAGCTACTACTCAATCCGGCAATGGTGGCAACATCACCCTCAACATAGCAGATTTATTAATATTGCGAAATAACAGTAATATCTCTTCCACCGCCGGACAAGCTGGGGCAGGTGGCGACGGCGGCAATATCACAATTAATTCTCCTTTTATCGTTACTTTCCCAACTGAAAATAGCGACATCACCGCCCAAGCTTATGAAGGAAAAGGTGGCAATATTAATTTAACAGTCCAAAGTATTTTTGGCTTACAAGTGGCAGATGAAATCAGCGATATTACTAATGATATTTCGGCTAGTTCTCGATTGGGAATTGATGGCACAGTGGATATCAATACTCCCGATATCGACCCTTCTCAAGGATTAATCGAATTACTATCTAACTTAACCGATCCTGCTAATCAAATCGTCGCCGGATGTCCCGCTGAAGGTGGCAATCGTTTTGTGGTAACCGGACGCGGCGGTTTACCGGAAGACCCCCGGCAAGCATTACGAGGTCAAGTGGTAATGCAAGATTTGCGAAATAGAACCGAATCGAATATCGGGAGAATTAGAGATAGGGAAAATTTTGCGATCGCAAATCCAAAACAGCCAATTATCGAAGCACAAGGATGGATTTTAAATCCCCAAGGAAAAGTCGAATTAGTAGATAATATTTCTCAATCGAACGGTATGATTGAAAATCGTGCGATCGATTGTTCTACCATCAAAAAGATGACGCAGTAACTAGGCAAAAATTCCGCCAAAAATATTTCTGCATTCCATATCTTAAATTCTAAATTAATAAGAGGAGATCTTAAATAATCGTGAGCAGTTATCGCTATTTAGCCCTGTCAATCCTAACTTTTTTTCTGGTAACATTAGGCTTACCAGCGATCGCGCATAATACGTTTACTTTTGATAATCTAAAACCAATTTCTCATATAAATAATACTAAATTTTTCATAACAAACTCTTCCCCCCACCCCCCCATCTCCCCACCTCCCCATCCTATTTCCCAATCTCCAACCAATTCATTAGAACAAGGCAAACAACTTTACGATACAGGAAGATTCGCAGAAGCAGCAGAAATTTGGGAACAAGCAGCCAGAAAACTCGAGCAACAAAGAGAATTGCCAGATCGAGCTTTAAGCTATAACTATCTGGGGATTGTTTATCAAGATTTAGGAGAGTGGGAAAAAGCCCGAAATGCGATCGATCGAGCCATCAAACTTATCCCTCAAATCAATGACACTTTTCTTTCTGCTCAAATTCTGAATACCCAAGGCAGTTTCTATCTAAATACCGGAAATCCAGAAGCCGCTTTAGAAAGCTGGAAACAAGCAGAAAACGGCTATCGTTCCCTGAAAGATACTACGGGAATTATTATCAGTCAAATTAATCAAGCTCAAGCTTGGCAAACTTTAGGAGTTTATCAACAAGCACGCAAAAAATTAGCAGAAATCAATCAAGAGCTTACATTATTACCTGATTCCTTATTGAAAGTTAGAGGATTGCGTAGTTTAGGAGTTACCTTACAAGTAGTAGGTGATTTAGAAGAATCTCAATCTGTCTTATCGGAAAGTTTAGCCATTGCCAAACGACTTAATGCTATCGAAGATATAGGAGAAACTTTATTTAGATTAGGCAATACTGCTAGGGCAAAAGGAGATATTCAAGCAGCATTAAATTTTTACCAACAAGTAACAAGTATTTCAACTAATCCCCTCAACCAACTAGAAGCACAACTCAACCAACTGAGTCTTTTAGTTGATGAGAAAGAAATCGATAAAGCACGAGCATTACTGCCCGAAATTCAAGCAAATTTAGCGAATTTACCAGCCAGTAGAGGAGGTATTTACGCTCACATTAATTTAGCAAAAAGCTTGATGGAAATGGGCGATCTCGAATCGGCACAAATATTAGCAAAAGCAGTTCAACAAGCCAGAGAATTGTCAGATATCAGGGCAGAGTCTTATGCTTTGGGACAATTAGGGAATTTGTACGAACAAGCACAACAATGGTCAGATGCCCTTTCTTTAACCCAACAAGCAATATTGCTAGCACAGAAAATTAACGCGACGGATATCTCCGCTAGTTGGTATTGGCAAGAAGGTAGAATTTTGAAAGCACGAGATCGAATACCAGATGCGATCGCAGCATACGATCGGGCCGTCAATGCCTTACAATATATCCGTCAAGATTTAGTTGCCGTCAACCCCGACGTGCAGTTTTCCTTCCGCGAACAAGTAGAACCAGTTTATCGCCAATTTGTCCAACTACTTTTGCAAAATGTAGATAATCTACCTGAAATCACCAAACAACAACAATTGCAACGTTCTAGAGAAGTTATCGAAGGACTGCAATTAGCAGAATTAGAGAATTTCTTTCGGGAAGCTTGCCTTAACTATCAATCAAAACCGATCGAAGAAATTGATTCCCAAGCAGCAGTCATTTATCCGATTATTTTAGACAACAGCATAGAAGTAATTCTCTCTCTTCCCGGACAATCATTACAACATTACCAAACAAACCTTTCTGAAGCCGAATTAACTAAAGTATTTGAGGAACTGCGCCAAACTTTAAACCCGGTTTTTTTACCAGCAGAAGTTTTACCTTCTGCCCAAAAAATATATGATTGGTTAGTGCGTCCGGCAGAAACAACCCTAGCAAATCGTAATATCAAAACCTTAGTATTTGTCCTTGATGGAGTATTACGCAGTTTACCAATGTCAGTACTCCATGATGGCAAACAATATTTAATAGAACGTTATAGTATTGCCCTGACCCCAGGCTTACAACTTTTAGAATCCCGTCAGCTTTCTCCCAAACAATTAAGAACATTAGCTGGGGGTTTAATAGAAGCAAGACAAGGTTTTGCACCTTTACCTGGAGTAAAAGAAGAAATAGCTGAAATTGCCGAAAATTTTCGCACTCAAGTGTTAGTTGATCAAAACTTTACTCGCGCTAATTTCCAGAACGAACTAGAAAGAGTACCTTTTTCTGTCGTTCATCTAGCCACCCACGGTCAGTTTAGTTCAAAAGCAGAAGATACTTTTCTATTAACTTGGGACTCCCGCATTAACGTCAAAGATTTAGACCGCGTACTCAGAGGAAGGGAAGGACAAGAACCGATCGAACTATTAGTTTTAAGTGCTTGTCAAACCGCAAAAGGAGATAACCGTGCAGCTTTAGGACTAGCAGGAGTTGCGGTACGTTCTGGTGCTAGGAGTACTTTAGCAACTCTTTGGTCAGTACAAGATCGATCGACCGCTCAACTGATCGCGGAATTTTACCGACTGCTGACCCAAAATAGAGTAAATAAAGCAGAAGCTCTACGCCAAGCCCAACTATATTTATTAAAATCTAACGATTATAAACATCCTTATTATTGGTCGCCTTTTGTTTTAGTGGGTAATTGGCGATGATTGTCAATCATATTTTATAAATTGTTCAAACAATTAACTTCCCGCGCTGAGATTTCGCGATCGCCAAACAGAACAGTCAGGGTAAAACTCGATCGGCTTTACCTGCTACTTGCCAAAAGATCGCATAATAAAATAAGATGAAAAATTCGGCCTATCCAATTTCCGGTAGTTCGATCGGTAGCGATCGGCGCAAATTACCCTGTCGTGTAACCTATGTATTATGAGCAATAACGAGCTTAAACAAGAAGTAACTAATTTTTCTGAGCCAATTAACAACTTGCCAGAAAATCAATTACTAACAAAAACTTTATTTAATATACTAAAAACAATTAAGGATTATTTAGAAAATTTGCAAAAAAAAGTCAACAAATATTCTAGCACGGAAATATCTTGGCAAAAGCGCTTACAGTATGAATTCGACAACTTTATGTCGAGAGGAGGCTTTTCAGTATTTTTAGCACTACTGTCAGCATTTTTTGCCGCTTTTTTGCTAATGACAGTAATTCGTTACGGTTCCGAAATATTTTTTCCTAACCAAAGCGCAGATGCTTCTACAGACCTTTCATGGGAAGTATTCGTTCAGCTAATCGGGCTAAGAGATACCGGAGATGAAGCTAATTTTGCCGCCAAATTTGTGGGGGTATTCACGATTTTTGTCGGCTTAGTTTTGTTTTCCAGTTTAGTCGCATTCATCACTCAAGAATTTGAAGCAAAACTACTGGCATTGCGTAAAGGTAAAAGCCTAGTAGTAGAAGAAAACCATACTTTAATCTTAGGATTTAATGAAAGAATTATTGATATTATTCAAGAATTAGCGATCGCTAACGAATCCGAAGAAGATGCGGCAGTAGTGATTTTATCTTCTGAAGATAAAGAAGAAATGGATGATTTTCTCCGGAATAATCTCGGAGATATGAAAACTACCAGATTGATTACTCGCAATGGTTCGGTGAACAACTTAAACGATCTGTATAACGTGAGGATCGAAGATGCCAAATCAGTGATCGTTTTAAATGATGCCAAACCTTCCGATTCCGAAGAATCAAAAACCTTATCCGATGCCCGGGTAATTAAAGCTATCTTAGCAGTCCTGGCAGCTAATGAAGAAGAAGAAAACTTACCCGCGATTGTAGTAGAACTCCATTCACAACAATACCGCCGCCTTGCCGAAAACATTGTTCCGGGAGCAGTGACTAGCCTTAACGAAGCAGACATCTTGGCGCGTATTTTAGTCCAAACATCGCGGAATGCAGGACTAGCAGCAGTATATCTCAATCTAGTCGGCTTTGAAGGAAATGAATTTTATTTCTATCGTCCTAAATCAGGTTGGCAGCTTCTCACATTCGGTCAATTGCCCTTCCATTTATTGAATGCCATTCCTTTAGGAGTAAGACATGGTGATGGCAGTATAACCATTAAACCAAGTAAAGATTACAAATTAGCTAAAGACGATCAAGTCGTTGTTTTAGCAGAAGATGATTCTACCATTCGGTTTAGTACCTACCCCATCGTCAAGCCGAAGGTTACCGAATATGCACGGGAGCGAAAAATTTTAGAACGAAAACCTGAAAAACATCTGATCGTAGGATGGAATAGCAAAACTCCAATTAGCCTCAAAGAATATGCTAAATATCTCGTAGAAGAATCCGAAGTCAACTTAGTTGTAGAGGATTTGACTGAGAATATCCAAACTGAATTTAACAAGCTTTCTAGAGCTTACCCCCATATCAAAATGGAAGCTGTAGCGATCGATCTCGACTCAGTTGAGCAGCTAAAAAAACTCAAACCATTTCAATACGACAGCATCTCAATTTTGTCGGGAACCGGGGACAACGCTGAAGAAATAGACGCTAAGACTCTGACTATATTGTTAGAGTTAAGGCAAGTTTTTAGAGACTACACTGCTGAAACTGGTATGCCAGTCAGTACCGAATTAATTGCAGAAATTATTGATTCGCAAGAAACTGACTTGGTAATTAAAGCAGGCGTAAAAGATTTCCTCCTGACCAATCAATTCGTGTCTAAAATTTTAGCTCAGGCATCTCAAGAGCCTGATGTAATGTCTATCTATCGCAACCTGTTCTCAGCAGATGGCAGCGAAGTATATATCAAGCCAATATCCCTTTACTTCTCTAAAGAAGAAATAGAGAATTTGACATTTGCTGACTGCATACTGGCTGCACAGTACCGCGATGAAGTGTGTATAGGAGTAAAAATTGCCTCCGAAGCGAAAAATAAAGATAAGAATTTTGGTATCTATTTAGTACCGAAGTTGGATAAGCAGCTAAATCTCACTTTAGATGATGCTTTAATTACTCTAGCTGAAGACGAAACTTGAGCTAAAACGATCGACCTGAAGTGATATTGCTTGGTAGGTGGTATTTGCAGTTTGGATTAAGCACCAGCAAAACCCGATTTCCCAGTTTCCTATGCTGACAAAGCTATTGCCGACAGGCTAGGATGAGAAATCCATTTTTGATATGCTCTCTTCGGCAAAACAATGAGTTCAGTCAACTATCGCTTCAAAGCTTTAACTGTTGGTTTAGCGATCGATCTCTTATTAAGCTCGGGATTACCTGCACTAGCTCAATTGCCATTAGGAGACACAACCTTTTCATCAGAACAAATTACTTTTGAGGAGAGTTTTACTCCACCAGGAGACGGACAGCCAAAAGATACATCAGGCGCGGGTTCTCGTGATGGACTGAGGTGTTCGGCAAACGAACAACCGATTCGACCTTTAATGCCGAAACGGAATTATGGATTAACTTTTCAGGAACGTCCATCTATATTTATTTACTTGCCTAAAACTTCGGCGCGGCAAGTTTTGTTGGCTTTTCGAGATGAAGCAGGCAAGTATTACGAAAGAGCTTTTTTGCCGATCGATAATAATGCTCAAATTGTCAGCTTTCAATTACCCGATGACAAATCACCCCTAACAGTTGGTAAAAATTATCAATGGTCTTTAGTAATTGTTTGTCAAGAAACGGTACAACCAGACGATCCCGTGTTTCGAGGTTGGGTGCAGCGAGTGGGAAAATCCCCTGAGTTGGATAGAGAACTAGCCGCTAAACCCGTGATCGAGCAACTAGCATGGTACGGTGCTAATGGATATTGGTATGACTTAATGCAGACTATGGTGCAAGCAAGGCAAACTCACCCAGACTCGCGCCAGCTAATGTCTTTGTGGGAAAGGCTTTTGCAATCGGTGGGACTCGGTGCGATCGCGGCTTCTCAATAATTAATCTTAGTTTGTCCTCACTAAGTCAACTTTGACCAAATTACCACCATCTAAGATCGTACTAGTCCAGTCTGCTTGTGTGAGGTCTGCTCCGCTCAAATTTGTTCCGCGCAAATCTGCTCTGGTTAAATCTACCCCTCTCAAGTCAGCATCCATGAGATTCGCTTGATACAAACAAGCTCCCGTCAAATCCGCGCCCCGCAGATCTGCTCGCCGCAAATCCGCACTGCTTAAATTAGCTTTAGTTAAATCCGCATTTCTCAAGTCAGCTTCCATCAAGTTAGCTCGATCTAAATTAGCTTTCGTGAAATTTGCCGATCGCAAATCAGCTTTTTCTAACTTTCCTCTTTCCAGGTTAGCCTTCCGCAAGTTAGCGTTACTGAAATCTATTTCCTTCATCTCACACCCAGTTAAATTGGCTTGAGAGAGATC
Above is a window of Leptolyngbyaceae cyanobacterium DNA encoding:
- a CDS encoding DUF928 domain-containing protein translates to MSSVNYRFKALTVGLAIDLLLSSGLPALAQLPLGDTTFSSEQITFEESFTPPGDGQPKDTSGAGSRDGLRCSANEQPIRPLMPKRNYGLTFQERPSIFIYLPKTSARQVLLAFRDEAGKYYERAFLPIDNNAQIVSFQLPDDKSPLTVGKNYQWSLVIVCQETVQPDDPVFRGWVQRVGKSPELDRELAAKPVIEQLAWYGANGYWYDLMQTMVQARQTHPDSRQLMSLWERLLQSVGLGAIAASQ
- a CDS encoding CHAT domain-containing protein, translated to MSSYRYLALSILTFFLVTLGLPAIAHNTFTFDNLKPISHINNTKFFITNSSPHPPISPPPHPISQSPTNSLEQGKQLYDTGRFAEAAEIWEQAARKLEQQRELPDRALSYNYLGIVYQDLGEWEKARNAIDRAIKLIPQINDTFLSAQILNTQGSFYLNTGNPEAALESWKQAENGYRSLKDTTGIIISQINQAQAWQTLGVYQQARKKLAEINQELTLLPDSLLKVRGLRSLGVTLQVVGDLEESQSVLSESLAIAKRLNAIEDIGETLFRLGNTARAKGDIQAALNFYQQVTSISTNPLNQLEAQLNQLSLLVDEKEIDKARALLPEIQANLANLPASRGGIYAHINLAKSLMEMGDLESAQILAKAVQQARELSDIRAESYALGQLGNLYEQAQQWSDALSLTQQAILLAQKINATDISASWYWQEGRILKARDRIPDAIAAYDRAVNALQYIRQDLVAVNPDVQFSFREQVEPVYRQFVQLLLQNVDNLPEITKQQQLQRSREVIEGLQLAELENFFREACLNYQSKPIEEIDSQAAVIYPIILDNSIEVILSLPGQSLQHYQTNLSEAELTKVFEELRQTLNPVFLPAEVLPSAQKIYDWLVRPAETTLANRNIKTLVFVLDGVLRSLPMSVLHDGKQYLIERYSIALTPGLQLLESRQLSPKQLRTLAGGLIEARQGFAPLPGVKEEIAEIAENFRTQVLVDQNFTRANFQNELERVPFSVVHLATHGQFSSKAEDTFLLTWDSRINVKDLDRVLRGREGQEPIELLVLSACQTAKGDNRAALGLAGVAVRSGARSTLATLWSVQDRSTAQLIAEFYRLLTQNRVNKAEALRQAQLYLLKSNDYKHPYYWSPFVLVGNWR